A region from the Rosa rugosa chromosome 6, drRosRugo1.1, whole genome shotgun sequence genome encodes:
- the LOC133716321 gene encoding uncharacterized protein LOC133716321 encodes MLERFFPPSFFDIMVHLTVHLGREARLCGPVHFRWMYPFERYMKTLKDYVRNPARPEGCIAESYLAEECMRFCSEFLKKTIHVEEKQVRNDDFGNEVILEGRPISGATSITLSDREKKIAHLAVLMNTAMVDPYLDIHLEELQESSERLRNDATLLWNRHTEKFAEWIKKKIPIDSNNHSETLKWIAYGPRSSALSFTGYIVNGQRFHTKNIDRETQNSGVTYDATSMCRASAKDTAQVPDLVTYYGTLTDIILLDYHVFYVPVFRCQWANKGNGVKVEDGFTLVNLHQSQVSFARDPYILASQAKQVFYSREDDSSNWYVVLKAPPRGYHELEVDDENADVASMPPEIDMDIDESSDEIRYVREDCEGIFV; translated from the exons ATGCTCGAAAGGTTCTTTCCACCTTCTTTTTTTGATATTATGGTGCACTTAACGGTTCATCTTGGAAGAGAAGCCCGACTATGTGGTCCTGTTCATTTTCGTTGGATGTATCCCTTTGAGAG ATATATGAAAACACTAAAAGACTACGTCCGGAACCCTGCAAGACCAGAGGGGTGTATCGCTGAATCATATCTTGCAGAAGAGTGCATGAGGTTTTGTAGTGAGTTTCTGAAAAAAACAATACACGTGGAGGAAAAACAAGTTCGCAATGACGATTTTGGCAATGAAGTGATTCTCGAAGGTCGTCCAATTTCCGGAGCCACATCGATCACATTAAGTGATAGAGAGAAGAAAATTGCACATCTTGCTGTGTTAATGAATACAGCTATGGTGGATCCATATTTAGA CATACACTTGGAGGAGTTACAAGAGTCAAGCGAACGCCTTAGAAATGATGCAACCTTACTTTGGAATAGACATActgaaaaatttgcagaatgGATAAAAAAGAAG ATTCCTATTGATTCAAATAATCACTCGGAGACATTGAAATGGATTGCATATGGTCCACGGAGTAGTGCGTTGTCTTTTACTGGGTATATTGTCAACGGGCAGCGGTTTCACACAAAAAATATTGACAGAGAAACGCAAAACAGTGGGGTGACTTATGATGCAACTAGCATGTGTAGGGCAAGCGCAAAAGATACTGCACAAGTGCCTGATTTGGTTACTTACTATGGAACGTTGACAGATATAATATTACTAGACTATCACGTATTCTATGTTCCAGTCTTTAGGTGTCAATGGGCAAATAAAGGTAATGGTGTTAAGGTTGAAGATGGATTTACCCTTGTGAACCTTCACCAAAGTCAAGTATCATTTGCGAGAGATCCATACATCCTAGCATCTCAAGCAAAACAAGTCTTTTATTCAAGAGAAGATGATTCCTCTAATTGGTATGTTGTATTGAAGGCACCACCAAGAGGTTACCATGAGCTAGAGGTCGACGATGAAAATGCAGATGTAGCCTCAATGCCACCAGAAATTGACATGGATATTGACGAGTCTAGTGATGAAATTAGATATGTCAGGGAGGATTGTGAAGGCATATTTGTGTAA
- the LOC133717741 gene encoding elongator complex protein 5 isoform X2, with translation MAAEWICRALRDGALEGEHAPALTIKDFMASPLGFDVFTHFLSHHSTNISAGKSQSRGLVLVAFSRSPSFYLDLLSKRGLPIASSHHWIRILDYYTDPLGWKDQMGQCGSATKLSYDIASICGNVKDVDSLFSLIISLGRGFVVQGKVRFCVAIDSVNEMLRYASLSSVAGLISSLRCCDQISSIFWFCHADLCEERATSTLEYMSSMVASIEPLIQFANGQRSNSENLSLLDQNFTRGKLHLRCKRRNGRVRVMFEEIHLGQSGINFTSTSFEDGVINQGLVPKVQFSLQLSEKELKDRANVVLPFEHQGNGKPVQIYDGRKSLTDSKYEVAPIPNGISDIDKESGKGEIIYFRDSEDEMPDSDEDPDDDLDI, from the exons ATGGCGGCGGAATGGATTTGCAGAGCACTTCGAGACGGAGCTTTGGAAGGCGAGCACGCGCCGGCTCTTACAATAAAGGACTTCATGGCCTCACCTCTAGGCTTCGACGTCTTCACTCACTTCCTCTCTCATCACTCCACCAATATCTCTGCCGGCAAATCTCAATCGCG AGGTCTCGTGCTTGTCGCGTTTTCTCGGAGTCCCTCGTTTTACTTGGACTTGTTGAGCAAGAGGGGACTTCCTATTGCTTCGTCTCACCACTG GATTCGGATTCTTGATTATTACACGGATCCTCTTGGTTGGAAGGATCAGATGGGGCAGTGTGGGAGTGCGACCAAACTCTCTTATGACATAGCTAGTATTTGTGGGAATGTGAAGGATGTGGATAGTCTCTTCTCTTTGATTATTTCACTTGGAAGAG GATTTGTTGTACAAGGGAAAGTTCGCTTTTGTGTTGCAATAGACTCA GTAAATGAAATGTTAAGATATGCATCCTTGTCATCAGTTGCTGGCCTTATAAGCAGTCTTCGTTGCTGtg ATCAGATTTCAAGCATCTTTTGGTTTTGTCATGCTGATCTTTGTGAAGAAAGGGCAACTTCTACTCTTGAATATATGTCATCTATGGTGGCCAGCATTGAGCCATTAATCCAGTTTGCAAATGGACAAAGAAGTAATTCAGAGAATCTTTCTTTACTTGATCAAAATTTTACTAGAGGGAAACTTCATCTCCGGTGCAAGCGGAGAAATGGACGTGTACGAGTGATG TTTGAAGAAATTCACCTTGGGCAGTCAGGCATCAACTTTACATCCACTTCATTTGAAGATGGAGTAAtcaatcaaggtcttgttcccAAG GTGCAATTTAGTCTACAACTATCAGAGAAAGAGCTAAAGGATAGGGCTAATGTTGTACTTCCATTTGAACACCAAG GAAATGGTAAACCTGTACAAATTTATGATGGGCGAAAATCTCTTACGGATAGCAAGTATGAGGTAGCTCCCATACCAAACGGGATTTCAGATATAGATAAGGAGTCTGGCAAGGGAGAAATAATATATTTTCGCGATTCAGAAGATGAAATGCCAGATTCTGATGAGGACCCTGATGATGATTTGGACATATAG
- the LOC133717741 gene encoding elongator complex protein 5 isoform X1, translating to MAAEWICRALRDGALEGEHAPALTIKDFMASPLGFDVFTHFLSHHSTNISAGKSQSRGLVLVAFSRSPSFYLDLLSKRGLPIASSHHWIRILDYYTDPLGWKDQMGQCGSATKLSYDIASICGNVKDVDSLFSLIISLGRGFVVQGKVRFCVAIDSVNEMLRYASLSSVAGLISSLRCCADQISSIFWFCHADLCEERATSTLEYMSSMVASIEPLIQFANGQRSNSENLSLLDQNFTRGKLHLRCKRRNGRVRVMFEEIHLGQSGINFTSTSFEDGVINQGLVPKVQFSLQLSEKELKDRANVVLPFEHQGNGKPVQIYDGRKSLTDSKYEVAPIPNGISDIDKESGKGEIIYFRDSEDEMPDSDEDPDDDLDI from the exons ATGGCGGCGGAATGGATTTGCAGAGCACTTCGAGACGGAGCTTTGGAAGGCGAGCACGCGCCGGCTCTTACAATAAAGGACTTCATGGCCTCACCTCTAGGCTTCGACGTCTTCACTCACTTCCTCTCTCATCACTCCACCAATATCTCTGCCGGCAAATCTCAATCGCG AGGTCTCGTGCTTGTCGCGTTTTCTCGGAGTCCCTCGTTTTACTTGGACTTGTTGAGCAAGAGGGGACTTCCTATTGCTTCGTCTCACCACTG GATTCGGATTCTTGATTATTACACGGATCCTCTTGGTTGGAAGGATCAGATGGGGCAGTGTGGGAGTGCGACCAAACTCTCTTATGACATAGCTAGTATTTGTGGGAATGTGAAGGATGTGGATAGTCTCTTCTCTTTGATTATTTCACTTGGAAGAG GATTTGTTGTACAAGGGAAAGTTCGCTTTTGTGTTGCAATAGACTCA GTAAATGAAATGTTAAGATATGCATCCTTGTCATCAGTTGCTGGCCTTATAAGCAGTCTTCGTTGCTGtg CAGATCAGATTTCAAGCATCTTTTGGTTTTGTCATGCTGATCTTTGTGAAGAAAGGGCAACTTCTACTCTTGAATATATGTCATCTATGGTGGCCAGCATTGAGCCATTAATCCAGTTTGCAAATGGACAAAGAAGTAATTCAGAGAATCTTTCTTTACTTGATCAAAATTTTACTAGAGGGAAACTTCATCTCCGGTGCAAGCGGAGAAATGGACGTGTACGAGTGATG TTTGAAGAAATTCACCTTGGGCAGTCAGGCATCAACTTTACATCCACTTCATTTGAAGATGGAGTAAtcaatcaaggtcttgttcccAAG GTGCAATTTAGTCTACAACTATCAGAGAAAGAGCTAAAGGATAGGGCTAATGTTGTACTTCCATTTGAACACCAAG GAAATGGTAAACCTGTACAAATTTATGATGGGCGAAAATCTCTTACGGATAGCAAGTATGAGGTAGCTCCCATACCAAACGGGATTTCAGATATAGATAAGGAGTCTGGCAAGGGAGAAATAATATATTTTCGCGATTCAGAAGATGAAATGCCAGATTCTGATGAGGACCCTGATGATGATTTGGACATATAG
- the LOC133713494 gene encoding mediator of RNA polymerase II transcription subunit 10b isoform X1 — protein sequence MDASMNANAGIGGSGGNGILVPQTNDTAGTTGVDDPKQDLNQVINSIQKTLGLIHQLYLTVSSFNAGSQLPLLQRLNALVMELDNMAKLSDKCNIQVPMEVFNLIDDGKNPDEFTRDVINSCIAKNQITKGKTDTFKSLRKHLLDELEQAFPDEVESYREIRAASAAAVNSSHLIQEMKRLAQAQSTLPNGDVKVKPEF from the exons ATGGATGCATCGATGAATGCAAATGCTGGGATTGGTGGGAGTGGTGGCAATGGGATATTGGTCCCTCAAACCAATGATACAGCAGGAACAACAGGGGTGGATGATCCAAAGCAAGACCTGAACCAGGTCATTAACTCTATTCAGAAGACTTTAGGGCTCATTCACCAGCTCTACCTCACTGTCTCTTCGTTCAATGCCGGCTCTCAGCTCCCCCTCCTCCAGCGCCT AAATGCTCTTGTTATGGAGCTTGACAATATGGCTAAGTTGTCTGACAAATGCAATATCCAGGTTCCTATGGAGGTTTTTAA TTTGATTGACGATGGAAAGAATCCTGATGAATTTACAAGGGATGTCATAAACAGCTGTATCGCCAAAAATCAGATCACTAAAGGCAAAACTGATACCTTCAAG AGTTTGCGCAAACATCTTCTCGACGAACTTGAACAGGCATTTCCTGATGAAGTTGAATCATATAGAGAAATACGTGCTGCTTCAGCTGCT GCTGTAAACTCTTCTCATTTGATACAGGAAATGAAACGACTTGCACAAGCACAAAGCACATTGCCAAATGGAGATGTGAAGGTCAAACCCGAGTTTTAA
- the LOC133715881 gene encoding uncharacterized protein LOC133715881 has product MGCIWRASKSRLVSQIQEAKNKGERLRLQPKNIQSRAEWKRFIRAKTSPAFKAVSDKYKAIRRKQIPHTCSRKGMARLAEDMKRNSADPSSVSRVKVWIRSRTRKDGKPVNTEVSETIERVNVVESDLPSSSTTNVREDALSKVLGHDKPGRLRGMGRGMTISKLAFFQTKDKHVAKMQEQQINMQDRINDLENLVNKLVKNKIQQSEEEEKTSPMSVNTNSLNKCKLLDWSGTEDIVAEGRWVSSDPEESVNEIPLGPNAMKVLVDVSNKPDAFLWRPTSNMFCFQHAQGKTIA; this is encoded by the exons ATGGGATGTATATGGAGGGCCTCAAAGTCAAGGTTAGTGAGCCAAATACAGGAGGCCAAAAACAAAGGAGAAAGACTTCGACTGCAACCTAAGAACATTCAAAGTAGAGCAGAGTGGAAAAGGTTCATTCGTGCAAAAACTAGTCCAGCATTTAAG GCTGTCAGTGATAAGTATAAGGCAATTAGGCGCAAGCAAATCCCACACACATGTAGCCGAAAAGGAATGGCTCGATTGGCAGAAGATATG AAAAGGAATAGTGCCGACCCTTCTTCTGTATCTAGAGTAAAAGTTTGGATCAGATCACGTACCAGAAAGGATGGTAAACCAGTAAACACTGAAGTTTCTGAAACTATA GAGAGGGTGAATGTAGTTGAAAGTGATTTGCCATCATCCTCAACAACTAATGTGAGAGAAGATGCTCTGTCTAAAGTCTTAGGACACGATAAACCTGGACGACTAAGAGGAATGGGAAGAGGAATGACCATCAGCAAATTGGCATTCTTTCAGACTAAGGACAAGCATGTGGCTAAGATGCAAGAGCAACAAATTAACATGCAAGACAGGATAAATGATTTGGAGAACTTGGTCAATAAATTAGTGAAAAATAAG ATTCAACAAagtgaggaagaggagaaaaCATCTCCAATG AGCGTCAACACCAACTCATTGAATAAGTGCAAGCTACTAGATTGGAGCGGAACAGAGGACATTGTTGCTGAAGGTCGTTGGGTTTCAAGTGATCCAGAAGAGTCTGTCAATGAAATTCCCTTGGGACCTAATGCAATGAAAGTCTTGGTTGATGTCTCAAATAAACCAGATGCTTTTCTTTGGAGGCCTACATCTAATATGTTTTGTTTTCAACATGCTCAAGGTAAAACTATAGCATAG
- the LOC133713494 gene encoding mediator of RNA polymerase II transcription subunit 10b isoform X2, with the protein MDASMNANAGIGGSGGNGILVPQTNDTAGTTGVDDPKQDLNQVINSIQKTLGLIHQLYLTVSSFNAGSQLPLLQRLNALVMELDNMAKLSDKCNIQVPMEVFNLIDDGKNPDEFTRDVINSCIAKNQITKGKTDTFKSLRKHLLDELEQAFPDEVESYREIRAASAAEMKRLAQAQSTLPNGDVKVKPEF; encoded by the exons ATGGATGCATCGATGAATGCAAATGCTGGGATTGGTGGGAGTGGTGGCAATGGGATATTGGTCCCTCAAACCAATGATACAGCAGGAACAACAGGGGTGGATGATCCAAAGCAAGACCTGAACCAGGTCATTAACTCTATTCAGAAGACTTTAGGGCTCATTCACCAGCTCTACCTCACTGTCTCTTCGTTCAATGCCGGCTCTCAGCTCCCCCTCCTCCAGCGCCT AAATGCTCTTGTTATGGAGCTTGACAATATGGCTAAGTTGTCTGACAAATGCAATATCCAGGTTCCTATGGAGGTTTTTAA TTTGATTGACGATGGAAAGAATCCTGATGAATTTACAAGGGATGTCATAAACAGCTGTATCGCCAAAAATCAGATCACTAAAGGCAAAACTGATACCTTCAAG AGTTTGCGCAAACATCTTCTCGACGAACTTGAACAGGCATTTCCTGATGAAGTTGAATCATATAGAGAAATACGTGCTGCTTCAGCTGCT GAAATGAAACGACTTGCACAAGCACAAAGCACATTGCCAAATGGAGATGTGAAGGTCAAACCCGAGTTTTAA